One window of the Rhizobiaceae bacterium genome contains the following:
- a CDS encoding PepSY domain-containing protein, with the protein MKKTLTILGFLAVFPAGAALADDDCFVPMADWQPRDAVARLAEENGWTVRRIKIDDGCYEIDGRDAEGRRIEVTVHPATLQVIEFEYEDKDDGDRPRRDREAGDDD; encoded by the coding sequence ATGAAGAAGACATTGACAATTCTCGGCTTTCTCGCGGTCTTTCCGGCCGGTGCCGCGCTGGCGGACGACGACTGCTTCGTGCCGATGGCCGACTGGCAGCCGCGCGACGCCGTCGCCCGGCTGGCCGAGGAGAACGGCTGGACGGTGCGCCGGATCAAGATCGACGACGGCTGCTACGAAATCGACGGCCGCGACGCCGAGGGGCGCCGGATCGAGGTGACCGTTCATCCGGCGACGCTCCAGGTGATCGAGTTCGAATACGAGGACAAGGACGACGGCGATCGCCCCCGCCGGGATCGCGAAGCAGGCGACGATGACTGA
- a CDS encoding cytochrome b/b6 domain-containing protein encodes MTDAISHQAPEMNTAPSSKVRVWDPLVRVFHWGLVAAFATAWLTADELQPVHEVAGYTVAGLVAFRLVWGLIGSRYARFAQFLKGPRETLAYLGDMTRGRERRHLGHNPAGAAMVVALLVTLSGTAFTGWLMEDEARLAILPSMPAIVALAWADDDGDEREYGGRGEIEGPLKEVHETLANLMLLLAALHVGGVVLASFRHHENLARAMVTGDKRGAGPGDIA; translated from the coding sequence ATGACTGACGCAATCTCACACCAGGCGCCAGAGATGAACACGGCGCCGAGCAGCAAGGTCCGTGTCTGGGATCCGCTGGTCCGGGTTTTCCATTGGGGTCTGGTCGCGGCCTTCGCGACCGCATGGCTGACTGCGGACGAGCTGCAACCTGTCCACGAGGTCGCAGGCTATACCGTCGCCGGACTTGTGGCCTTCCGGCTGGTCTGGGGCCTCATCGGCAGTCGCTACGCGCGCTTCGCCCAGTTCCTGAAAGGCCCCCGCGAGACGCTGGCCTATCTCGGGGACATGACCCGCGGACGCGAGCGGCGCCACCTCGGCCACAACCCGGCGGGCGCGGCGATGGTCGTGGCGCTGCTGGTCACGCTGTCCGGGACGGCTTTCACCGGCTGGCTCATGGAGGATGAGGCCCGTCTGGCGATACTTCCGTCCATGCCCGCAATTGTGGCGCTCGCCTGGGCCGACGACGACGGCGACGAGCGGGAATACGGCGGGCGGGGCGAGATCGAGGGACCGCTGAAGGAGGTCCACGAGACGCTCGCCAACCTGATGCTGCTGCTTGCCGCGCTGCATGTTGGCGGCGTCGTCCTAGCCTCCTTCAGGCACCACGAGAACCTGGCGCGCGCCATGGTGACGGGCGACAAGCGCGGCGCCGGTCCCGGCGACATCGCCTGA
- a CDS encoding response regulator transcription factor gives MRILLIEDDTVLGAAVRDQITADGQSVDWVMRLDAAGGAAKSTSYDLILLDLMLPDGRGIGFLKGLRAQGDVTPVIILTALDQVSDRIEGLNAGADDYLVKPFDLAELSARIGSVARRYSGNPNPIVTHGPLEIDLAARSVHRDGKPVQLTAREWALFEAFLARPGQLLSKAQLEEKLYAFDAEVESNTIEVHVSRLRKKLGASVIETERGMGYRLGKS, from the coding sequence ATGCGCATCCTGCTGATCGAGGACGACACGGTGCTTGGCGCGGCGGTGCGCGACCAGATCACGGCCGATGGGCAGTCGGTCGATTGGGTGATGCGCCTCGATGCGGCCGGCGGCGCTGCGAAATCCACGTCTTACGACCTGATCCTGCTCGACCTGATGCTGCCGGACGGTCGCGGGATCGGGTTCCTCAAAGGCTTGCGCGCGCAGGGCGACGTGACGCCGGTCATCATCCTGACCGCGCTCGACCAGGTGTCGGACCGGATCGAGGGGCTGAACGCGGGCGCCGACGATTATCTCGTGAAGCCCTTCGATCTCGCTGAGTTGTCCGCGCGGATCGGGTCTGTCGCTCGACGCTACAGCGGCAACCCGAACCCCATCGTCACCCACGGGCCGCTGGAAATCGATCTTGCCGCCCGCAGCGTTCACCGCGACGGCAAGCCGGTGCAACTGACCGCAAGGGAATGGGCGCTGTTCGAAGCCTTTCTCGCGCGCCCCGGTCAGCTGCTGTCAAAGGCACAGCTGGAGGAGAAGCTTTACGCCTTCGACGCGGAGGTGGAGAGCAACACCATCGAGGTCCATGTGAGCCGCCTGCGCAAGAAGCTCGGGGCTTCGGTCATCGAGACCGAGCGCGGCATGGGCTACAGGCTCGGCAAATCATGA
- a CDS encoding D-Ala-D-Ala carboxypeptidase family metallohydrolase, whose translation MTTTFHRHWRDVPESTWPWPNFSPAEIACRGTGKLLINEPALDKLQALRDRLGKPMIVRSAYRSPEHNRAMGGATRSKHLDGAAFDIAMANHDPVAFEAAAREVGFLGFGFYPRSGFIHVDLGPARQWGERFPVRATAFAEEAPPAREVLAESRTMKAGGAAGVATLGAAGVEVAQSVLAETQSAILPLVPYLDTLRWVFIAVALGGIAVTIYARLDDWKRGRR comes from the coding sequence ATGACGACGACCTTCCACCGCCATTGGCGCGATGTGCCTGAAAGCACTTGGCCTTGGCCGAACTTCAGCCCGGCCGAGATCGCTTGCCGGGGCACCGGCAAGCTGCTCATCAACGAACCGGCGCTCGACAAGCTGCAGGCGCTGCGCGACCGGCTGGGCAAACCGATGATCGTCCGCTCCGCCTATCGCAGCCCCGAGCACAACCGCGCCATGGGCGGCGCGACCCGCTCCAAGCACCTCGACGGCGCCGCCTTTGACATCGCCATGGCGAACCACGACCCGGTGGCGTTCGAGGCCGCGGCGCGGGAGGTCGGGTTCCTCGGCTTCGGGTTCTATCCGCGCTCGGGGTTCATCCATGTCGATCTCGGGCCCGCACGGCAGTGGGGCGAGCGGTTCCCGGTCCGGGCGACCGCCTTCGCCGAAGAAGCCCCTCCAGCGCGCGAAGTGCTGGCCGAGAGCCGCACCATGAAGGCGGGTGGTGCGGCAGGCGTGGCGACGCTGGGCGCAGCTGGGGTCGAGGTGGCGCAGAGCGTCCTCGCCGAGACCCAATCCGCAATCCTGCCGCTTGTGCCGTATCTCGATACCCTGCGCTGGGTGTTCATCGCCGTGGCTCTCGGCGGTATCGCGGTCACGATCTACGCCCGGCTCGACGACTGGAAGAGGGGGCGACGGTGA
- a CDS encoding DUF6127 family protein, with amino-acid sequence MNPPRSEGFVRMPDAEFEAILTRAAEEGAKRALADVGLDGDEAALDIRDLRSLVDCIRLVRRTAMQTAVRMITTGVMLALLAGIAIKLKIFGGSP; translated from the coding sequence ATGAACCCACCCCGATCCGAGGGTTTCGTGCGCATGCCCGACGCCGAGTTCGAGGCGATCCTGACCCGGGCGGCCGAGGAAGGCGCGAAGCGTGCGCTCGCCGATGTCGGCCTCGACGGTGACGAAGCCGCGCTCGACATCCGCGATCTGCGCTCCCTGGTCGACTGCATCCGGCTGGTGCGCCGCACCGCCATGCAGACCGCCGTCCGCATGATCACCACCGGCGTCATGCTGGCGCTGCTCGCGGGCATCGCCATCAAGCTCAAGATCTTCGGCGGCAGCCCGTAA
- a CDS encoding ATP-binding protein, with protein sequence MRWPASLQGRLGLSLGLALTVLWLLAATVTAVIVRGELDEVFDSALQETAERILPLAVTDIVGREDQGVTQRLAPIREHDEFFTYLVRDGEGRILLQSHAADPAVFPPWDGPGFRQTATHRFYSDAALQDTIRITVAEPLAHRASVAREIQMGLGLPLLIVLPIALVAIILAVRFSLDPLRRFRARLEARGARDLSEVPASDLPTEIGPLAKTLNGLLARLRAAFEAERSFAANAAHELRTPLAGAIAQAQRLRAETHEPATEVRAAEIEATLKRLTRLSERLMQLARAEGGRLRMDRSADLRAVARVVVDDLGRATAPGRIGLTLPDAAVQSDIDPDAFAILCRNLVENALRHGAENLAVEVTLTADGRLVVANDGPVVPREMLDRLTARFERANASTDGSGLGLAIVAAIANRIGSSLVLKSPRPGATSGLEASLILPTDSPRFGAGRDA encoded by the coding sequence ATGAGATGGCCCGCGAGCCTTCAGGGCCGACTCGGCCTGTCGCTCGGCCTGGCGCTGACGGTGCTGTGGCTGCTCGCTGCGACGGTGACGGCCGTAATCGTCCGGGGCGAGCTGGACGAGGTCTTTGACAGCGCCCTGCAGGAGACAGCGGAACGCATCCTCCCGCTGGCGGTGACCGATATCGTGGGCCGCGAAGATCAGGGCGTGACGCAGCGGCTCGCGCCCATCCGGGAGCACGACGAGTTCTTCACCTACCTCGTGCGCGATGGCGAGGGGCGCATCCTGCTGCAATCTCATGCGGCCGACCCTGCCGTGTTCCCGCCTTGGGACGGACCCGGTTTCCGTCAGACCGCCACCCACCGGTTCTACAGCGATGCAGCGCTTCAGGACACGATCCGGATCACCGTGGCCGAGCCGCTGGCCCATCGCGCGTCGGTTGCGCGGGAGATCCAGATGGGCCTCGGCCTGCCGCTGCTCATCGTGCTGCCGATCGCGCTGGTGGCGATCATTCTTGCCGTTCGCTTCAGCCTCGATCCGCTGCGTCGGTTCCGTGCTCGGCTGGAGGCGCGCGGCGCCCGCGACCTGTCGGAGGTTCCTGCCAGCGATCTGCCGACGGAGATTGGTCCACTGGCCAAGACGCTCAACGGCCTTCTGGCCCGCTTGCGCGCGGCGTTCGAGGCCGAGCGCAGTTTTGCCGCGAACGCGGCCCACGAGTTGAGAACGCCGCTGGCCGGAGCAATCGCTCAGGCGCAGCGGCTGAGGGCGGAGACGCACGAGCCGGCCACCGAAGTGCGTGCCGCCGAAATTGAGGCGACGCTCAAGCGCCTGACCCGGCTTTCCGAACGCCTCATGCAGCTTGCGCGGGCCGAAGGCGGGCGGCTGCGGATGGACCGGAGCGCCGACCTGAGGGCGGTCGCCCGTGTGGTGGTGGACGATCTCGGACGCGCGACCGCGCCTGGCCGCATTGGGCTCACTCTTCCCGACGCGGCTGTCCAGTCGGACATCGACCCCGATGCCTTCGCCATCCTGTGCCGGAACCTTGTGGAGAACGCCCTCCGTCACGGGGCGGAGAATCTGGCAGTCGAGGTGACGCTGACGGCGGACGGCCGCCTCGTTGTCGCTAACGATGGTCCCGTGGTGCCGCGCGAGATGCTCGACCGCCTGACGGCACGTTTCGAACGGGCGAACGCAAGCACCGATGGCAGCGGGCTTGGCCTCGCCATCGTCGCCGCCATCGCCAACCGGATCGGAAGCTCGCTCGTTCTGAAATCGCCGCGACCTGGCGCAACCTCCGGCTTAGAGGCATCACTCATCTTGCCGACCGATAGCCCCAGGTTCGGCGCCGGGCGCGACGCGTAA